One genomic window of Salvelinus alpinus chromosome 17, SLU_Salpinus.1, whole genome shotgun sequence includes the following:
- the LOC139542678 gene encoding von Willebrand factor A domain-containing protein 1-like produces the protein MKGRILFTCMLVCVFLWSSSGQNSAPEAVLNCCEGDVLFLLDSSGSVSSYDYSRMLGFLSELLLPFSLGEDQVRVSLLQVGTQPRLEFGFDSHNSQTGLQGALGNTKPLRGDTNTEEALRIAKDWVLKPGGGAGAREELPRVLVWLTDGVKPGDVIGPMEKLREEGVAVLVISTGHGNYQVLRQVVTPPVESHLYFVDIDDMSIITEDLRDAIIEILRAERLQVRDVSTDSAMLQWRPVLAGLTGYYEIRFGPAPSLGVSEREAGGAGTSPSTSGSQYQRLTRPGDSSTARLMGLKPDTTYMATLTPKSNLQVLNPLSVTFTTKPVSSEVLSPAVVTVSDSGANSVRVSWGPLQPESVQSFQVEYMALSGGKLHMTTVGQGQNSTVLTNLQPDTQYLVTVSARHSSGRERAMSVKVCTEEVRPALADLQLTTVGSDSVQVDWKASVDGLRGYWLTWEGQGIHGSTAAPRSSLYLPSNSLSTRLTHLPPATRVCVSPVYRTARGEGLCCMAQFHSDASVWGHRS, from the exons ATGAAGGGTCGGATTTTATTTACTTGCATGCTGGTTTGCGTGTTCCTGTGGTCGTCCAGTGGTCAAAACTCCGCACCAGAAGCAG tgttgaACTGCTGTGAAGGTGACGTCCTCTTCCTATTGGACTCCTCGGGCAGCGTCTCATCATATGACTACTCCCGCATGCTGGGCTTTCTGTCCGAGCTCCTCCTTCCCTTCTCATTGGGTGAGGACCAGGTGAGGGTGAGCCTTCTGCAGGTGGGCACCCAACCCCGCCTTGAGTTTGGTTTTGACAGCCACAATAGCCAAACTGGCCTACAGGGGGCACTGGGGAACACCAAGCCTCTGAGGGGCGACACCAACACAGAGGAGGCCCTCAGGATAGCCAAGGACTGGGTGCTGAAGCCCGGTGGTGGTGCGGGGGCCAGGGAAGAACTCCCCAGAGTTCTAGTGTGGCTGACGGATGGGGTGAAGCCGGGTGATGTGATTGGACCAATGGAgaagctgagagaggagggcGTGGCTGTTCTGGTGATCTCCACGGGCCACGGGAACTACCAGGTGCTGCGGCAGGTGGTCACCCCTCCTGTGGAGTCACACTTGTACTTTGTGGACATTGACGATATGAGTATCATCACTGAGGACCTGAGGGATGCCATTATTG AGATCCTCCGGGCTGAACGGCTCCAGGTGCGAGACGTGTCCACAGACAGCGCCATGCTGCAGTGGCGACCGGTTCTGGCCGGTTTGACCGGTTACTATGAGATCCGGTTTGGACCGGCTCCCAGTCTAGGAGTGAGCGAAAGAGAAGCAGGGGGGGCTGGTACCAGCCCCAGTACCAGTGGTAGTCAGTACCAGCGACTGACCCGTCCAGGGGACTCCAGCACCGCCAGGCTGATGGGCCTGAAACCAGACACCACATACATGGCCACACTGACTCCCAAGTCCAACCTACAGGTGCTCAACCCCCTCTCTGTCACCTTCACCACTAAGCCAG TCTCCTCAGAGGTGTTGAGCCCGGCTGTGGTGACGGTGTCTGACTCAGGGGCCAACAGTGTGAGGGTGAGCTGGGGTCCTCTGCAGCCGGAGTCTGTCCAGAGTTTCCAGGTGGAGTACATGGCCCTGTCGGGGGGGAAGCTCCACATGACTACTGTGGGCCAAGGGCAGAACTCCACCGTGCTGACCAACCTCCAGCCAGACACCCAGTACCTGGTCACTGTGAGCGCGCGGCACTCCTCCGGCCGGGAGAGGGCCATGTCTGTCAAAGTGTGCACTGAGGAGG TGAGGCCGGCTCTAGCAGACCTGCAGCTGACCACGGTGGGCAGTGACTCTGTGCAGGTGGACTGGAAAGCCAGCGTGGACGGCCTCAGAGGCTACTGGCTCACCTGGGAGGGACAGGGCATCCACGGCTCTACCGCTGCCCCGCGCTCCTCCCTCTA